In the genome of Anabaena cylindrica PCC 7122, the window CATTTTCACCACGTTGGGTCTTAGGATTCTTGGTCATTACTTCGAGAGCTTGCAGACCAGAACCTGTGACAATGGGGATGTCATCACCGGGGAAATCATAACTGGATAGCAGTTCTCTAACTTCCAGTTCTACCAACTCCAGTAATTCCGCGTCGTCCACCATATCTTCTTTGTTTAAGAAGACAACTAGACTGGGTACACCTACCTGCTTGGCGAGGAGGATGTGTTCACGAGTTTGGGGCATAGGGCCATCTGCCGCAGAAACTACTAAGATCCCGCCATCCATTTGGGCTGCGCCAGTGATCATGTTTTTGACATAATCAGCGTGTCCAGGACAGTCTACGTGAGCATAGTGGCGATCGCCAGTTTCATACTCAACGTGAGCGGTATTGATGGTAATACCCCGTGCTTTTTCTTCGGGTGCATTATCAATTTGATCATATCCCTTACCTACAGCCTGACCCATAGCTGCCAAGGTCATTGTAATAGCTGCTGTTAAGGTCGTTTTGCCGTGGTCAACGTGGCCAACAGTACCGATATTAACGTGGGGTTTATTCCTTTCAAACTTTGCGCGTGCCATGAATGCTCGTTTCCTTTTTTAATTAAGCGTTCCCTTTGCTTTTTGCAATGATAGTTTCAGCCACGCTGCGAGGCACCTCTTCATAGTGGCTGAACTCCATTGTAAAGATACCCCGGCCTTGGGTCTTAGACCGAATATCTGTAGCGTAGCCAAACATAGTCGCTAGTGGAACTTTGGATGTCACCTTAGCGAGTCCTTGTTCAGTGCTTTGGCTTTCAATCTGTCCCCGACGGGCGATGAGGTCGCCAATAACGTTGCCGATAAAGTCTTCGGGAACTTCCACTTCAACTTTCATCATAGGCTCTAACAGCACTGGAGAAGCTTTTGATACTGCCTCTTTCATTGCCATTGAGCCGGCAATTTTGAAAGCCATTTCCGAAGAGTCTACATCGTGGTAAGAACCATCTATCAAAGTAGCTTTGACATCAATGAGTGGATATCCAGCGACAACGCCGGATTCACAACATTCTTTCATTCCCTGTTCTGCCGGGCTAACGTACTCTTTGGGTACAGTACCACCAACAATCTTGGAGACGAACTCAAAACCTGTGCCTGGTTCTCCTGGCTCTAAATTGATGACAACGTGACCGTACTGTCCTTTACCACCACTTTGACGGATGAATTTACCTTCAATTTTGTTAACGGCTTTACGAATTGTTTCGCGGTAAGCTACCTGTGGCGCACCCACATTTGCTTCCACTTTAAATTCTCGTAACATCCGGTCTACCAAAATTTCTAGGTGCAGTTCACCCATCCCCGCAATTACAGTTTGGTTGGTTTCTGGATCGACGCGGACACGGAAGGTGGGATCTTCTTCTGACAGGGATTGCAAGGCCTTGGACAATTTGTCCATGTCATTCTTGGTTTTGGGTTCAACCGCTACCGAGATGACAGGCTCAGGAATGAATAGGGATTCCAGAATGACTGGTGATCCTTCATCGCATAAAGTGTCACCTGTTAAGGTGTCTTTTAATCCTAATGCTGCGCCTAAATCACCTGCTCGCAGTTCTTCCACGTCTTGTCGGTCATCCGCTTTCATCAGTACTAGGCGGGAAATCCGTTCTTTCTTGTCTTTGCTGGCGTTGAGGACGTAGCTACCTTTTTTCAACACACCAGAATAAACACGAACGAAGGTAAGGCGACCGTAGGGGTCAGCCATGATTTTGAATGCCAGGGCGGCTAGGGGTTCGTTGTCATCTGCCCGACGCTCGACAGTCTCACCATTGGGTAATAAGCCTTGAATTGGTGGCACTTCTGTTGGTGCAGGTAGATAATCTACGACTGCATCTAACATCAACTGCACGCCTTTGTTTTTGAAGGCTGAACCGCAAAGTACTGGCACAATAGTTCCCGCAGTTGTGCCTTTACGTAGGGCTAAACGGATTTCTGCTTCTGTCAGTTCTTCGCCCTCGAAGTACTTATTCATCAGAGCATCATCCGTTTCTGATACTGCTTCAACTAGCTTGGTGCGGTATTCGTTCGCTTGTTCTAGCAATTCTGCTGGAATTGCTGCTTCTTCAATATCAGTTCCTTGGTCATTGTTGTATATGTAAGCACACATCCGTACCAAGTCAATGATGCCCTTAAAGTCATTTTCACTACCGATGGGTAGCTGAATGGCGATCGCATTTGCCCGCAAGCGATCGCGCATTTGCTCATGAACTCTATAAAAGTTCGCACCCGTGCGATCCATTTTGTTAATAAAAGCAATCCGAGGCACGCTATAACGGTCTGCTTGCCGCCACACTGTCTCAGATTGTGGTTGGACACCACCGACGGAACAAAAGACGGCGATTACACCATCTAACACGCGCATGGAACGTTCCACTTCAATGGTGAAGTCAACGTGGCCAGGAGTATCGATAATGTTAATTTGATGATCTTTCCAGCTGGTGCTGATAGCAGCGGCAGTAATGGTAATTCCCCGTTCCCGCTCCTGCTCCATCCAGTCTGTTACGGCAGTTCCTTCGTGAACTTCACCAATTTTATGAATTATCCCAGAGTAAAATAATATTCTCTCTGTTGTCGTTGTTTTTCCCGCATCTATATGCGCCGCAATACCGATATTGCGTACTTTCTCTAGCGGGTGTGTACGTGCCACAATTACCTCCTATAGTTTTCGCCTCATGATATCTTGTATATTACTCTTTGTTAAGATTCTATACTTTTACGGAAAACCGTCTGTTCGAGAAATTTGAAGATATACCGTTTTGAGGCGATATATCGTTTCTCTAATTAGTAGCGATAATGTGCAAATGCTTTATTCGCTTCAGCCATCCGGTGCGTTTCTTCCCGCTTGCGAATGGAGCTTCCTGTTTCGTTAGCAGCGTCCATTAACTCATTTGCTAGTCTACTGGCCATGGTACGTCCAGGTCTAGACCTAGAGAACTGCACTAACCAACGCAATGCCAGGGTAGTACCCCGATCTGAACGCACTTCCATTGGTACTTGATAAGTCGCTCCACCTACTCGCCGAGCTTTTACTTCCACTAAGGGCGTTGCGTTTCGCACTGCTCTTTCAAATGTTTCCAAAGCACCGGCACCAGTGCGTTCTTCAATAGTTTTTAAGGCATCATACACAATTCTGGCGGCAAGTGATTTCTTGCCATGACGCATGATCCGCCTGATAATCATGCTCACAAGGCGACTGTTGTACACTGAGTCAGACGGAACTGGGCGCCTTTGACTAACACCACGACGAGACATACTTCATCCTTAAATTCGGAATTTGGCAACGAAATTATATGCTATCAGAACATAGGAGCCTAAAAGATGTGTAAGTAGCTGCTCAAATTTCCTTGAGTTTTAGCTTTAGTCACAACCAGGCTAAACTGATTTTTTCCTAACCCTCTACCAGACACACAAGGCGACTACATCATCAACTTTAATATTTACATTAAAGTGCTGCGATCGCATTACAGTATTCGGCTTTAAAACCCTTACACTTGCTCGCTTAGTGCAAGTTACAGCTTGATTTCTTAAACAAGAAGACACCGCTATATTTTGTGTTTTATGGGGCTTGAGGTGAGGCGATTAATCATTTTTGAGGTGATTAATCGCCTAGTTCCTATTTTTTAGCTTCTTTAGGGCGCTTAGTTCCATATTTGGAACGTCCTTGCTTACGGTCTTTAACTCCGGCTGTATCTAACGTGCCACGAATAATGTGGTATCTCACGCCCGGTAAGTCCTTTACCCGACCACCACGAATCATCACAACAGAGTGTTCTTGCAAGTTATGACCAATGCCTGGAATGTAAGCAGTGACTTCAAATCCAGAAGTTAGTCTGACTCTTGCTACTTTGCGGAGAGCTGAGTTAGGTTTTTTAGGGGTAGTTGTGTATACTCTGGTACAAACGCCTCGGCGTTGAGGGCATTGTTTCAGAGCAGGGGACTTGGTTTTCTGACGCGCTTGTTCGCGTTCTGTGCGTATTAGCTGCTGTATTGTTGGCATGAGTTACAGCGCGTAAAGCTGCTTATGTTCTATTTTAACAAATCCTGATTATAGCGTTTTTTGTGTTTTTATGTCAATTATTATTTTGTTAATTATTCAGTTGTGCATTCCTCATCACTTACTGAATAATAGAGAAAGAATTACCACAGCTACAGGTAGAGATTGCTAATGGGTTATGGAACTGAAAACCTCCACCCATAAGATCCTCTGAATAATCTAATTTCAACCCTTTGATGTAATTAAGGGTTTGAGTATCTATGATGACTTGAATATTATCCAAGTAAAAAACCTGATCTTCGACCTTAACGACTGCATCGAAAGCAATATCATAAAACAAGCCAGAACAGCCACCGGGCTTGACTTGTAAGCGAAAAAATATGTTTGGCTGTTGTTTGGATTTTAATCGCTCGATCTCATTAACAGCCGCGAGACTCAATTGAATCATGGAATTTTTATAGCGATCCGAAACTCCATATTCAATATTAGCAGGAGTATGGCTATAGCTTGCACGACGACGCAGGAGTCTCATAGTCCACCCTGCACTATTAAGTAGGGTTTGCTGTAAAGCCCTGCGGGCATAGCTTCGCTTACCGCGTAGCGTGCCGTTAGGCATAAAGGTTATCTCTAGTTCAGGAGTATGGCTAACGCCACGCTATCAGGAGGAGTTGGAAGCAGGTAAGAATAGTATCGAGCCTGGAAAATTGGCTTTGTCCATCTTCCCAGTTCCATCTCTATCTTTCACTGCGAGCATAGTCATCTTGGTAGCGAATAATATCATCTTCGCCCAAGTATTCACCATTCTGCACTTCAATCAAAATTAAGGGAATCACACCAGGATTCTCTAAACGATGAACGGTACATTGAGGTACATAGGTTGACTGATTATTACTCAGTAAAATTTCTTTCTCACCACAAACTACCTTAGCTGTACCTGAGACAACAATCCAATGTTCGCTGCGGTGGTGGTGCATTTGTAGACTGAGGCGATGTCCAGGCTTAACTTCAATGCGTTTAATTTTATATCCGCGCCCTTCTTCTAAAACTGTAAAAGAACCCCAAGGACGTAGTTCACTTGCAGCAATACTTTTAGAATTTACTGCTGCGCTAAAGGGTAGAGTGTTAGCTGGTGTGGTTTCTGTCAATTGAGCCATAGTTACCTCATTTGGAGACATACAAAAATTTTATGATTCTTAATAATTGAGGAGAGAATTGTGGCTGATATTGCCAGTGCGAGAATTAGCAAATTAATTTCACTTTGATAACCATAGCAAAATCAGATGTTATGGCGTAACCTATTCCTAGTGAAAGTCTTGGGTCTACACTAATTCTTCATCAATACAAAACCCAGCTTGTTGGCAGCTTTAAAAAAGTATTGCAGAATAAACATTTGGGGAAAATCTTAGATGCAAAATTAGAACCTGTCTTTGATAGTTTGACATTTTTAGCAGAAGTTACGGACAAGTTAGGAAAAACGAACCACAGAGGACGCAGAGGACACGGAGAAATAAGAGTTTCAGCGGTTTTTTGTGTAAGTTTTATTTAGTTTTGAGTAGGTTTATGGCTGTGGTTTCAGAAAAATACCGATACCATTATGGACACGGGCGGCTGTATTGGGGGAACGGTCTAGTAGTTGCCCTCCCAGGTATAAACTCGTAGAACTACCACCGTCCAAGTTGAGGGCATTCACACAGCCCATAACTTGCATTAATTGGGCGTGTTCGGCTAAGGTGGGGCCATGTCCGCCAGCGCGAGTATGTACGGCAGTAATGAGCAGATTACCTGTTGTGGTGGTACAAATACCGCTACGAATAGCTTTTTCGGCTATGAAGGCGGTGCTGAATTTTTCGGCTTTGGCATCGAGAACAATTTGCCGATTCTGTAATAATAATGGGCCTGCACCGATAATGTAAGGGTAATTGCTAAACTCATTGGGTGTAGTGGTGCTGTTAAGACTGACTTTTGTGCCAATAGGTAATTGAGAGGCGTTACTGGTAGCAGTGCCGCGTAGAGTTAGTATATAGCCGTTTTGGGGAATAGGAATATTAGTTGTTCCAGCTTTTCCACCAGATAACTGATTGGTAATTTGGTTATTTTGGACGAATAGAAGAATTTCATTATCAATGATGGGTGTATAACTAGCTCCCCAGGCTGAGGTGTAACGGGCAATGCCGCTTTGTACGTAGCCGCTGTTAAGAAAAAGAATTGGGAAAGGCTGGTTATTGGTACTGATTAAAGTTTCATTTAAAGTGAGACGACCAAAATAAAATTGTCCTGAATCATTCCAAGCGATCGCTCCTCGGTTTAAAATTGGCCCTGATATCCACTGATTATTCTGACGAATTGCCCCCAAAGGAAATCTATTATTGCGGTTAAAATAACCCCCATTAATCCCTGCTACAGCTAAATAACGTTGTGCAATTTGAATCAAAGGGGCAGTACCCGCTAAGATATCAGAACTTGCCCATATTGGTTTTAGTGTGATACCAACTTCACGGGGATTAACTTCTAACCAAACCACGGGAAAGCTTGCTGTACCTAAATTAATAAACCTTTGTTGCCAGCGTAATCCCTTAGCCCAGGTGATATCCCTTGCTACCAAAGCATCAGGTCGAATATCAATCACTAAACGATTGGGGTTAGTAACAGCACTAATTCGCGGAGATAATCCAAAGGGAACGCTAAGATGAATATTTGTTTGGTTACTAACCATCTCCACTTTTTGAATCAGTGGTTCAGAAATCGGTAATTGTTTTAACTGGTCTGGCGGTGTTGTCGGTTGGGGTGCATAACGTTGAATTAAGGCGTTATCAGCCTTACTATCCAGGGTAACTATCCACTCCCTATTCAATGGTGTAGCTGGTTTGTTAGTTGGCGCGTTGGCATTAACAGGTCTTTTTATAGGTTGTCCTTGTACAACTTTCCACGGAGTGGGACGATCTAAATCAACAACAAGTCTGTCACCCCAAGTTTGTTTACCTTGACGAATATTGTTAACTTGTGCTGGCGGGGTAGAAATTAACAAAATATTACCATTGGCTTGCATTTGCCAGCCTGCTGTTTGAGCAAAACTCGAAATATCTAAATAGCGATATCCTCCCCACAACTTAGCCTTAAGTGCTGGTATACCTGACGAAAACCACTCCACTGGTTGTTGTTCAGGATTGCTGCTACTTAATAAATCTACCCCCATCAATTGCCTCAGCGCCCCATCACTAAGATGAATTGTCACCGTACCATTACTTTCCCGTTGCTGTAACCAGGCTCCTTGCACTGTGCGACCATTGAGAGAAATTTGATTACCGGATGGTATCACTTGTGATGAAGCAGGTGTTGGTAATTGGGAAATATAGGTTGGTAAAGATTGAGTATTTGCAGCCGACTCTTGGGCTTTAGTCGCACCAGCAGTTAAGCACAGTACAGTCGAAAGAATTGAGGACACAGAGTAGCGGAAAAATCTGCTATTGCTAATGAGGACAAGGGTATTTAGCTGTGCTTGTTGGTAACGATTCGGCATTTTGACCATCCTGACCTAAGTATTTTTGAACGTTACCAGCTTAAGCTAGTATGGGGAAATATTAAAAAAATATGTTTTTGCTTTTCAACAATCGTGATATTATGTAGGTTGGATTTTTCTATCTTGTAAAAACTGGCAAGCAAATTTTACGCCAAAATTACCAACGCACAATGTTCTTAAGGACACCATCCTTAAACAAGCTATAATAGTAGTCTTGATATTCAAACCTAGATGAAAAAATTCCCTGCTCACCGATAGCTGCCACTGTTGCGACTTTAAGTGAGGTCTAGTTGATGACAAGACAAGTGGCAATAAGTAAGCAGTAAAAATATAGACGACAACAGAAGCTATTTTAGGAATTGTCAAATGGGCATATAGTGTAATACGCTGACTTCGTTGCTGCATCAGGATAATTGCGGCTTTCAGGACATTAGACTGTTCAGTTGAAATTTGATTTCAGGTATGCCGAGATAGGTAATATCTGACAGTTATCCTTTATCTGGTCAAAAAGGATTGAAAAATACTTAGCTTTACCACACTAAATAGAAGTAATGTCAGGGAAACCAAATTATTCGCGCAAAGTTAGTTTTTCCAGCAGTGCATAAGCAAATAAAAAAATAACGCGGTGATTTTAACACGAGTGAGCTAAAAAGTTAACTCGAAGTTAAAATTTTTTTTCCCTAAATTTTCGTGACTATTTATTTCTCCAACGCTCAATCTTAGAAATTTTTTCCCAGCAGTAGCAACAGTGGCAAAATCTGTAACTCAACATTTCAGGAATAGAGTATGAATCATCAACAGTTAAATCAGGGTCACAAAAACACATTGTCGGAGATGGAAAATAAAGATACCTTCCAAGGGCAAAAGTGGTTAGTAGAAGAAAGAGATGCCTGTGGTGTGGGCTTTATTGCCCATCGTCAAAATAGTTCCAGCCATGAAATTTTGGCAAAAGCTTTAACTGCCCTTACTTGCCTAGAACACAGAGGCGGTTGTAGTGCTGACCAAGATTCTGGTGATGGTGCAGGCATCTTGACAGCGATTCCTTGGGAATTGTTTCAACAAGAAGGAATTGATGTTGCCAACACTGGCAAAATGGCAGTAGGAATGATATTCTTACCCCAAGACCAGAAAGCAGCCCAACAAGCAAAAGCTGTATTTGAGCAAGTAGCGGCTGAAGAAAAATTCACTGTACTGGGCTGGCGAGTAGTCCCTGTGCGTTCAGATGTCTTAGGGTTGCAAGCAAAAGAAAATCAACCCCAAATAGAACAAGTTTTTTTAGCTTCGGCTGATAAAAGCGGTGACGAATTAGAACGGGAATTGTATATTACCCGCCGTCGCATTGTCAAAGCTGCCAAAAATATCTCAGAAGAATTTTATGTTTGCTCCTTATCTGTCCGCACAATCGTCTACAAAGGGATGGTGCGTTCATCTGTATTGGGAGAATTTTACGAAGATTTAAAAAATCCAGCTTTTAAAATCGCTTTTGCTGTTTATCATCGCCGCTTTAGTACCAACACGATGCCGAAATGGCCTTTGGCACAACCAATGCGGCTATTGGGTCACAATGGTGAAATCAATACACTGTTGGGCAACATTAACTGGATGATGGCACGGGAAGCCACCTTAGATCACCCTGTATGGAATGGTCGAGAAGATGAATTTAAGCCACTGGTAAATATTGACAGCAGCGATTCAGCCACCCTTGACAACGTGCTGGAGTTGCTCGTCCGTTCTGGCCGCAGCCCCTTGGAAGCCTTAATGATGATGGTTCCAGAGGCTTATAAAAATCAACCTTCTTTACAAAATTATCCAGAAATTGTTGATTTCTATGAATATTACAGCGGTTTGCAAGAAGCCTGGGACGGCCCTGCACTTTTGGTATTTAGTGATGGGAAAAGAGTTGGTGCTACTTTAGACCGCAATGGTTTAAGACCGGCTCGCTATGTGATTACTAAAGATGACTATATTGTGGTTGCTTCCGAAGCTGGTGTGATTGAATTCCCAGAAGCTGACATTTTGGAAAAAGGCAGATTGGGACCAGGACAAATGATTGCTGTGGATTTAAGCAGCAATGAGATTTTGAAGAACTGGGAAATTAAACAGCGTATTGCTAACTTACATCCCTATGGCGATTGGTTGCAACAACACCGTCAAGAGTTGAAACAGTTGGTAAAACCATCAGTTGCTAATGGTAATGGTAACGGTCATCATCCAACTGACGATGGACATCTAACTGCTGAGAAACTGGATAAACAAACTTTACTGCAACAGCAAATTGCTTTTGGCTACACCACAGAAGATGTAGAAATGGTGATTCAGCCTATGGCTAACACTGGTGCAGAACCGACTTTCTGCATGGGGGATGATATTCCTTTAGCGGTGCTGTCAGAAAAACCACACTTGCTGTATGACTATTTCAAACAGCGTTTTGCTCAGGTGACAAACCCACCTATTGACCCATTACGGGAAAAGCTGGTGATGTCCTTGACTGTGGAATTGGGAGAAAGAGGTAATTTATTAGATCCTCAACCAGAACACGCCCGCAGACTGAAGCTAGAATCACCTGTGCTGACGGAAAGTGAGTTAACCGCAATTAAGCTGTCTGGTTTTGCGACTGCTGAGTTGTCAACTTTGTTCTCTATTGCTGCTGGCCCAAATAGTTTAAAAGCCGCTGTGGAAGCTTTACAACAACAAGCGGCGGAATCAGTGCGGGCTGGTGCGAAGATTTTGATATTGAGTGATAAGATTCACCCCACTCTTAATCAGGGTGAAAAAGAGGGGATAAGTGCCGAATATACTTATATTCCACCTTTGTTGGCTGTGGGTGCGGTTCACCATTACTTAATCCGCGAAGGTGTGCGGATGAAAACATCTTTGGTTGTTCATACTGCCCAATGTTGGAGTACCCATCACTTTGCTTGTCTTTTGGGATACGGTGCTGGCGCGGTTTGCCCATATATGGCTTTGGATACTGTGCGTGATTGGTGGTCTGACCCGAAAACGCAACAGTTTATGCAAAGGGGGAAAATTAATAATCTGACTCTGGAACAAGCGATCGCAAATTATCGCCAAGCTGTAGAATCAGGTTTGTTGAAAATTCTCTCCAAAATGGGAATTTCTCTGCTTTCTAGCTATCAAGCAGCACAAATCTTTGAAGCTATTGGTATTGGTGGAGATTTGTTAGCTTTGGGTTTCTGGGGGACAACTTCCCGTATTGGTGGGCTGAGTTGTTCGGAACTAGCTCAAGAGGTGCTTTCTTTCCACAGCAAGGGTTTCCCAGAACTGTCAGCCAAGAAGTTAGAAAATCTGGGGTTTGTCCAGTATCGTCCCGGTGGTGAATATCATAGCAATAGCCCGGAACTGGTGAAGGCGCTGCATAAGGCTGTAGATGGGAAGAATTATGACCATTACGAAGTTTATAAACAGCATTTGCAAAGTAGACCAGCAACGGCTTTGCGAGATTTATTAGATTTTACAAGCGACCGCTCATCTATCCCCATCGAAGAAGTAGAATCAGTCAGTGAGATTGCTCAACGCTTCTGTACTGGAGGAATGTCTTTAGGTGCGCTGTCACGGGAAGCCCATGAAACTTTAGCGATCGCTATGAATCGCATTGGTGGTAAATCTAATTCTGGTGAAGGTGGCGAAGATCCAGTTCGTTACAAAGTATTAAATGATGTTGACGCAACGGGACATTCACCCACTCTCCCCCATTTGAATGGTTTGAGAAATGGTGACACAGCTTCTAGCGCCATCAAACAAGTTGCTTCCGGTCGTTTTGGTGTCACCCCAGGATACCTAGCCAGTGCCAAACAAATTGAAATCAAAATCGCCCAGGGCGCAAAACCAGGTGAAGGTGGACAACTACCGGGGCCAAAAGTCAGCCCCTATATCGCTATGTTGCGCCGTTCTAAACCTGGTGTAACTCTGATTTCGCCACCACCCCACCATGATATTTACTCAATTGAAGACCTAGCGCAGTTGATTTTTGACCTGCATCAAATTAACCCAAAAGCACAGGTTTCAGTAAAATTAGTGGCTGAAATCGGGATTGGCACAATTGCGGCTGGTGTAGCCAAAGCCAACGCCGATATTATCCAAATTTCCGGTCATGATGGTGGTACTGGCGCATCTCCTTTGAGTTCTATTAAACACGCTGGTAGTCCGTGGGAACTCGGATTAAGTGAAGTGCATCGGGTGTTGATGGAAAATGGATTGCGCGATCGCGTCACCTTAAGAGTTGATGGTGGTCTTAAGAGTGGTTGGGATGTCCTCGTTGGGGCTTTAATGGGCGCTGAAGAGTTCGGTTTCGGCTCTATCGCCATGATTGCTGAAGGTTGTATTATGGCGCGGGTATGTCATTTAAATACCTGTCCCAAAGGCGTGGCTACTCAAAAAGAAGAATTACGCCAACGCTTTACAGGTATCCCCGAAAACGTGGTTAATTTCTTCTATTTTGTCGCTGAAGAAGTACGCAGTCTATTAGCTAAACTGGGTTATCGTTCCTTGACAGAATTGACTGGTAGGGCGGATTTGTTCACTGTCCGTTCTGATGTGAAATTGAATAAAACTCAAGCCCTAAACCTAGACTGCTTAACTAAGCTACCAGATGCAAAACAAAACCGTAGCTGGTTGGAGCATGAAAAAGTCCACAGCAATGGATCTGTTTTAGATGACCAAATTTTAGCTGATACGGATATTCAAGCCGCAATTAGCAATCAATCGACAATCAGTAAGACTTTTAACGTTGTCAACACCGATAGAACCGTAGGATCAAGATTAGCAGGAGCGATCGCATCCCAGTATGGTGATAGCGGCTTTGAAGGGCAAATTAACCTCAATTTTCAAGGTAGCATCGGGCAAAGCTTTGGCGCATTTAACCTACCTGGCTTAACTCTGACTTTGACAGGGGAAGCTAACGACTATGTAGGTAAGGGGATGCACGGTGGGGAGATTATCATCAAACCCCCAGCAAATGCTAACTATGACCCGTCACAAAACGTGATTGTTGGCAATACCTGTCTTTATGGTGCGACTGGTGGCGTATTATTTGCCAACGGTTTAGCCGGAGAACGGTTTGCTGTGCGTAATTCTAAAGGTACAGCAGTAATTGAAGGGGCTGGTGATCACTGCTGTGAGTATATGACTGGTGGTGTGATTGTGGTTTTGGGTAAAGTCGGCCGCAACGTAGGTGCGGGGATGACTGGAGGACTGGGATACTTCTTAGATGAAGATGGTGCTTTCCCTGAGTTAGTTAACAAAGCTATTGTTAAAACTCAGCGCGTAGTTACAGAAACTGGTGCGAAACAACTTTATGAATTAATTAAAGCTCATAGTGATCGCACCAATTCACCCAAAGCACAACTAATTTTACAAAACTGGGAAGAATTTCTACCCAAGTTTTGGCAGTTAGTTCCACCTTCTGAATCTGACAGTCCTGAAGCCAATCCTGAAGCAACTTCAGAACAAAAACAGCTAAGTTCTGTTTAATTCTAGGGGCGGGGAGAACCCGCCCTTCAAGGTTTCCCTAGTTACTTCTTCTTAGCCATTAACT includes:
- a CDS encoding glutamate synthase-related protein, with the protein product MNHQQLNQGHKNTLSEMENKDTFQGQKWLVEERDACGVGFIAHRQNSSSHEILAKALTALTCLEHRGGCSADQDSGDGAGILTAIPWELFQQEGIDVANTGKMAVGMIFLPQDQKAAQQAKAVFEQVAAEEKFTVLGWRVVPVRSDVLGLQAKENQPQIEQVFLASADKSGDELERELYITRRRIVKAAKNISEEFYVCSLSVRTIVYKGMVRSSVLGEFYEDLKNPAFKIAFAVYHRRFSTNTMPKWPLAQPMRLLGHNGEINTLLGNINWMMAREATLDHPVWNGREDEFKPLVNIDSSDSATLDNVLELLVRSGRSPLEALMMMVPEAYKNQPSLQNYPEIVDFYEYYSGLQEAWDGPALLVFSDGKRVGATLDRNGLRPARYVITKDDYIVVASEAGVIEFPEADILEKGRLGPGQMIAVDLSSNEILKNWEIKQRIANLHPYGDWLQQHRQELKQLVKPSVANGNGNGHHPTDDGHLTAEKLDKQTLLQQQIAFGYTTEDVEMVIQPMANTGAEPTFCMGDDIPLAVLSEKPHLLYDYFKQRFAQVTNPPIDPLREKLVMSLTVELGERGNLLDPQPEHARRLKLESPVLTESELTAIKLSGFATAELSTLFSIAAGPNSLKAAVEALQQQAAESVRAGAKILILSDKIHPTLNQGEKEGISAEYTYIPPLLAVGAVHHYLIREGVRMKTSLVVHTAQCWSTHHFACLLGYGAGAVCPYMALDTVRDWWSDPKTQQFMQRGKINNLTLEQAIANYRQAVESGLLKILSKMGISLLSSYQAAQIFEAIGIGGDLLALGFWGTTSRIGGLSCSELAQEVLSFHSKGFPELSAKKLENLGFVQYRPGGEYHSNSPELVKALHKAVDGKNYDHYEVYKQHLQSRPATALRDLLDFTSDRSSIPIEEVESVSEIAQRFCTGGMSLGALSREAHETLAIAMNRIGGKSNSGEGGEDPVRYKVLNDVDATGHSPTLPHLNGLRNGDTASSAIKQVASGRFGVTPGYLASAKQIEIKIAQGAKPGEGGQLPGPKVSPYIAMLRRSKPGVTLISPPPHHDIYSIEDLAQLIFDLHQINPKAQVSVKLVAEIGIGTIAAGVAKANADIIQISGHDGGTGASPLSSIKHAGSPWELGLSEVHRVLMENGLRDRVTLRVDGGLKSGWDVLVGALMGAEEFGFGSIAMIAEGCIMARVCHLNTCPKGVATQKEELRQRFTGIPENVVNFFYFVAEEVRSLLAKLGYRSLTELTGRADLFTVRSDVKLNKTQALNLDCLTKLPDAKQNRSWLEHEKVHSNGSVLDDQILADTDIQAAISNQSTISKTFNVVNTDRTVGSRLAGAIASQYGDSGFEGQINLNFQGSIGQSFGAFNLPGLTLTLTGEANDYVGKGMHGGEIIIKPPANANYDPSQNVIVGNTCLYGATGGVLFANGLAGERFAVRNSKGTAVIEGAGDHCCEYMTGGVIVVLGKVGRNVGAGMTGGLGYFLDEDGAFPELVNKAIVKTQRVVTETGAKQLYELIKAHSDRTNSPKAQLILQNWEEFLPKFWQLVPPSESDSPEANPEATSEQKQLSSV